In one Bos mutus isolate GX-2022 chromosome 19, NWIPB_WYAK_1.1, whole genome shotgun sequence genomic region, the following are encoded:
- the KCNJ2 gene encoding inward rectifier potassium channel 2, with translation MGSVRTNRYSIVSSEEDGMKLATLAVANGFGNGKSKVHTRQQCRSRFVKKDGHCNVQFINVGEKGQRYLADIFTTCVDIRWRWMLVIFCLAFVLSWLFFGCVFWLIALLHGDLDASKESKACVSEVNSFTAAFLFSIETQTTIGYGFRCVTDECPVAVFMVVFQSIVGCIIDAFIIGAVMAKMAKPKKRNETLVFSHNAVIAMRDGKLCLMWRVGNLRKSHLVEAHVRAQLLKSRITSEGEYIPLDQIDINVGFDSGIDRIFLVSPITIVHEIDEDSPLYDLSKQDMDNADFEIVVILEGMVEATAMTTQCRSSYLANEILWGHRYEPVLFEEKHYYKVDYSRFHKTYEVPNTPLCSARDLAEKKYILSNANSFCYENEVALTSKEEDDSENGVPESTSTDTPPDIDLHNQASVPLEPRPLRRESEI, from the coding sequence ATGGGCAGCGTGCGCACCAACCGCTACAGCATCGTCTCTTCAGAGGAGGACGGCATGAAGCTGGCCACCCTGGCGGTGGCCAACGGATTCGGGAATGGCAAGAGCAAAGTCCACACCCgccagcagtgcaggagccgCTTCGTGAAGAAGGACGGACACTGCAACGTGCAGTTCATCAACGTGGGCGAGAAGGGCCAGCGGTACCTGGCGGACATCTTCACCACGTGCGTGGACATCCGCTGGCGGTGGATGCTGGTCATCTTCTGCCTGGCTTTCGTGCTCTCCTGGCTCTTCTTCGGCTGTGTGTTTTGGTTGATCGCGCTGCTCCACGGGGACCTGGATGCGTCCAAGGAGAGCAAAGCCTGCGTGTCCGAGGTCAACAGCTTCACGGCTGCCTTCCTTTTCTCCATCGAGACGCAGACCACCATCGGCTACGGCTTCCGCTGCGTCACGGACGAGTGCCCTGTGGCCGTCTTCATGGTGGTCTTCCAGTCCATCGTGGGCTGCATCATCGACGCCTTCATCATCGGTGCGGTAATGGCCAAGATGGCCAAGCCCAAAAAGAGAAACGAGACGCTGGTCTTCAGCCACAACGCCGTGATCGCCATGAGGGACGGCAAGCTCTGCCTCATGTGGCGGGTGGGCAACCTCCGGAAGAGCCACTTGGTGGAGGCGCACGTGCGCGCGCAGCTCCTCAAGTCCAGAATCACCTCCGAGGGGGAGTACATCCCCCTGGATCAGATAGACATCAACGTGGGCTTCGACAGCGGCATCGACCGCATATTTCTGGTGTCTCCCATCACCATCGTCCACGAGATCGATGAGGACAGTCCTCTGTACGATCTGAGCAAGCAGGACATGGACAACGCAGACTTTGAGATCGTGGTCATCCTCGAGGGTATGGTGGAGGCCACGGCCATGACCACGCAGTGCCGGAGCTCGTACCTGGCCAACGAGATCCTCTGGGGTCACCGCTACGAGCCGGTGCTTTTCGAGGAGAAACACTACTACAAAGTAGACTACTCCAGGTTCCACAAGACGTACGAAGTCCCCAACACGCCCCTGTGCAGCGCTAGGGACTTAGCGGAGAAGAAATACATCCTGTCGAACGCTAACTCGTTTTGCTACGAAAATGAGGTCGCCCTCACGAGCAAAGAGGAAGACGACAGTGAGAACGGGGTCCCCGAGAGCACAAGCACGGACACGCCCCCGGACATAGACCTGCACAACCAGGCCAGTGTACCTCTAGAGCCCAGGCCGTTACGACGGGAGTCGGAGATATGA